Proteins co-encoded in one Aspergillus luchuensis IFO 4308 DNA, chromosome 6, nearly complete sequence genomic window:
- a CDS encoding putative translocon-associated protein, alpha subunit (COG:U;~EggNog:ENOG410PP6Y;~InterPro:IPR005595;~PFAM:PF03896;~TransMembrane:4 (i21-41o53-71i83-103o249-270i);~go_component: GO:0005789 - endoplasmic reticulum membrane [Evidence IEA]), with protein MGNHPSQPEAVLRLRGEIARFPFLSFLLLLLFLLLTSPSLLPPSISGPIASSIFLFPTLSPLSSPSPFLFSSPTPGSFTMGRFGFLSLALLSVQALIGGSLAADAAEKDDLPETQLLSVTAHASFPASEEIFGVKLVNGYPTEALITFANEDEVPVTVNFIGGSLSAVEGESSQIVRNLTAHRYSVEIPAGQQESVSYSFATEMHPQDLLLTLASVISDTNGNLFTLYAYNGTVSVVEPETSIFDPQILFLYFFLLACFSGVVYFFYTVWIAPYFPQKRRAAKGPEYKKSAGASKKEAPVEAPSSPAVSSATTYNAEWIPAHHINRPEARKVKGGAKSKNRA; from the exons ATGGGGAACCATCCCAGCCAACCTGAGGCAGTATTGAGGCTACGTGGAGAAATTGCCCggttccccttcctctctttcttgctgcttctcctcttcctcttacttacttctccctctcttcttcctccatccatctctgGTCCGATCGCCTCTTcgatctttctcttccccaccctttcccccctctcctcaccctcaccctttctcttctcgtcCCCAACTCCCGGTTCATTCACAATGGGTCGCTTTGGTTTCTTGTCCCTGGCTCTCCTTTCTGTCCAGGCCTTGATTGGCGGCAGTCTCGCGGCG GATGCtgctgagaaggatgatCTCCCTGAAACCCAATTGCTTTCTGTCACGGCCCACGCCTCCTTCCCTGCCTCCGAGGAGATCTTCGGTGTCAAGCTTGTCAATGGCTACCCGACTGAGGCGCTGATCACTTTCGCcaatgaggatgaagttCCTGTGACTGTGAACTTCATTGGAGGTTCCTTGTCGGCGGTTGAAGGAGAAAGCAGCCAAATTGTTCGCAACCTGACTGCGCACCGTTACAGCGTTGAGATCCCGGCCGGTCAGCAGGAGAGCGTCAGCTACAGCTTCGCCACCGAAATGCACCCCCAGGACTTGCTGCTCACTCTCGCTTCCGTTATCTCTGATACCAATGGCAACCTCTTCACTCTGTACGCCTACAACGGCACTGTCAGCGTCGTTGAGCCCGAGACCAGCATCTTTGACCCTCAGAT CCTTTTCctctacttcttcctcctggctTGCTTTTCTGGCGTCGTCTACTTCTTCTACACCGTCTGGATCGCTCCCTACTTCCCCCAGAAGCGCCGTGCTGCAAAGGGTCCCGAGTACAAGAAGTCCGCTGGTGCCTCCAAGAAGGAGGCCCCCGTTGAGGCTCCCAGCAGCCCTGCTGTCTCGTCTGCCACTACCTACAACGCCGAGTGGATCCCCGCTCACCACATCAACCGTCCTGAGGCCAGGAAGGTCAAGGGTGGCGCCAAGTCTAAGAACCGTGCCTAA
- a CDS encoding CCCH zinc finger protein (COG:S;~EggNog:ENOG410PNNW), translating into MTAPEYLERYKQLASIEQDKNILIEELLQRVTELEAAFQQEKLDHERETRFNRDIQLHEMELMQHIARIKAIMDREPFIVVLLDGTGIIFKDEFLQRGEEGGKVAANKLAVALKDYVASNFPGLDNPKIITRMYVNLKGLSEMCVRGVISTDPSSIEGFAKGFNNGHPLFDLVDTGLDNAHDKIAEAFKVNLYNCHCHQIFLGCADTNAYAQILVDIMEDIDLVGRVTLIEGITFEKDLAKIKAAYRVSQFPEILRNTKITPVWAPWKAAVASKPPPALTPSPKPGAVPLSRTSTSTSTNASTSMSSTSARPSTPGEFQVVQSKSVTPARPKIVERNKYGQRVDRVDFKSIPREEMNRLKKLKLCNLHYLLGECTIDNCQHDHSSRLTKSELSVLTAIARMTPCRYGLDCDDPECTYGHRCPHAEPGKKDCYWGSNCRFDPAAHGIDTNIVKLTKV; encoded by the exons ATGACAGCCCCGGAATATCTCGAGCGATATAAACAGCTGGCATCTATAGAACAAGATAAGAATATCCTAATCGAG GAACTTTTGCAGCGTGTGACAGAGCTGGAGGCTGCCTTCCAGCAAGAGAAACTCGATCATGAACGTGAAACGCGGTTTAATCGTGATATCCAGCTTCATGAAATGGAATTAATGCAGCATATCGCGAGGATCAAGGCCATTATG GACCGCGAGCCCTTTATAGTCGTGCTACTAGATGGAACTGgcatcatcttcaaggaCGAGTTCCTACaaaggggagaagaaggtggcAAAGTTGCAGCCAATAAGCTTGCTGTCGCCCTGAAAGACTATGTTGCCAGCAATTTCCCGGGCCTTGATAATCCAAAAATAATCACCAGGATGTACGTTAACTTGAAAGGTCTGAGTGAGATGTGTGTCCGAGGCGTCATTAGCACCGACCCATCATCGATCGAGGGCTTTGCTAAGGGCTTCAACAACGGCCATCCACTGTTTGACCTTGTGGATACTGGACTAGACAACGCACATGACAAGATCGCAG AGGCCTTCAAAGTCAACCTATATAACTGCCACTGTCATCAAATCTTCTTAGGATGCGCCGACACCAACGCATATGCCCAGATCTTGGTGGACATAATGGAAGACATTGACCTAGTAGGAAGAGTAACCTTGATCGAGGGCATCACCTTTGAAAAAGATctggccaagatcaaggccgCATACAGAGTCTCTCAGTTCCCAGAAATCCTTCGAAATACAAAAATAACACCTGTCTGGGCCCCGTGGAAAGCCGCAGTAGCGTCCaaacctcctccagctcttACTCCATCGCCGAAACCAGGCGCAGTGCCACTGTCACGAACCTCGACCAGCACGTCAACGAACGCTAGTACGTCGATGTCTTCCACTTCTGCCAGGCCATCAACTCCTGGGGAATTCCAAGTGGTGCAGTCGAAATCAGTCACGCCCGCACGACCCAAAATCGTTGAACGAAACAAGTACGGTCAACGTGTAGACCGGGTTGACTTTAAAAGCATCCCGCGAGAAGAGATGAATCGCTTGAAGAAACTAAAATTATGCAACCTTCATTACCTCCTAGGAGAATGCACAATTGACAACTGTCAGCATGACCACTCGAGCAGGTTGACCAAAAGTGAACTTTCAGTTTTGACCGCCATCGCCCGCATGACACCCTGCCGATATGGACTAGATTGCGATGACCCGGAATGTACATATGGGCATCGGTGCCCTCACGCAGAGCCCGGGAAAAAAGATTGTTACTGGGGTTCGAATTGTCGATTTGATCCTGCCGCGCACGGCATCGACACCAATATCGTTAAGTTAACCAAGGTCTAA
- the HNT3 gene encoding DNA 5'-adenosine monophosphate hydrolase (COG:S;~EggNog:ENOG410PNGU;~InterPro:IPR001310,IPR026963,IPR032566,IPR036265;~PFAM:PF11969,PF01230,PF16278;~go_function: GO:0003677 - DNA binding [Evidence IEA];~go_function: GO:0033699 - DNA 5'-adenosine monophosphate hydrolase activity [Evidence IEA];~go_process: GO:0006281 - DNA repair [Evidence IEA]): protein MAESPTLELDSPTEQDVAPAEAQQLPPKPAKRDAFTELLAPKPKHPKHDDSSTSKHIPPTSKRRAIGGPRDGLGVYIAKPESFPSNVVVYYDDDFVVIHDMFPKATLHLLLLPRDPQKTRLHPFEAFEDAEFLAKVKKETQKLRKLAAGELRRIHGKYSAQDKERQDALNVEPPLEELPPGRNWEQEIMCGIHAHPSMNHLHVHVISVDRFSDRLKHRKHYNSFSTPFFVNIDDFPLAPDDVRRHPDEQGYLRRDFVCWRCGRQFGNKFAELKLHLKEEFEAWRKL, encoded by the exons ATGGCCGAATCTCCTACTCTGGAGCTCGACAGTCCCACAGAACAGGATGTCGCGCCCGCAGAAGCGCAGCAGCTGCCACCCAAGCCAGCCAAAAGAGACGCCT TTACAGAACTACTCGCCCCGAAACCTAAACATCCTAAACATGACGATTCCAGCACCTCCAAGCACATTCCTCCTACCTCTAAAAGGCGAGCCATCGGTGGCCCCCGAGACGGCCTAGGCGTCTACATCGCGAAACCAGAATCGTTCCCCTCCAacgtagtagtatactacGATGACGACTTCGTCGTTATCCACGACATGTTCCCTAAGGcaaccctccacctcctaCTTCTCCCACGAGATCCCCAAAAAACGCGCCTCCATCCTTTCGAAGCCTTCGAAGACGCCGAGTTCCTGGCAAAggtgaagaaagaaacgCAGAAACTCCGCAAACTCGCGGCGGGAGAGCTCAGACGAATACACGGGAAATACTCGGCGCAGGATAAGGAAAGGCAAGATGCGCTTAATGTAGAACCGCCGCTGGAGGAGCTGCCGCCGGGGAGAAACTGGGAGCAGGAGATTATGTGTGGGATTCATGCGCATCCCTCCATGAATCACTTGCATGTGCATGTTATCTCCGTGGATCGGTTTAGCGATCGTCTAAAGCATAGGAAACATTACAATAGCTTTTCTACACCGTTTTTCGTCAATATTGATGATTTCCCGCTCGCGCCAGATGATGTGCGGAGACACCCGGATGAACAAGGCTACTTGCGGAGGGATTTTGTCTGTTGGCGCTGTGGGAGGCAATTCGGAAATAAATTCGCCGAGTTGAAGCTACATTTGAAGGAGGAATTTGAGGCATGGAGAAAGCTGTGA